DNA from Propionispora vibrioides:
ATACCAGGCAATGGAGGCATTAATCTATAACCTCAATTCCATGCACAGCCGGGCCGGTGCTCAGGTGCCGTTTTCCAGTTTAAATGTAGGCACCGATACTTCACCGGCCGGACGCAGAGTAACCAAAAACCTTCTGCTGGCCTACGAGAAAGGACTTGGCCATGGCGAAAACCCGATATTCCCTAACATCATCTTCCGGGTAAAAGAAGGGATTAGTCTTAATCCCGGTGATCCCAACTATGATCTGTTCAAACTGGCAATCCGGGTAGCCGCCCAACGGTTAAACCCGACTTTCAGTTTTATGGACTCATCCTTTAACAAAGAGTATAATGATCAAGTAGGTTATATGGGATGCCGCACCCGGGTCATGTCCAACATCTGCGGGCCGGAAGTGACTGATGGGCGGGGTAATTTAAGCTTTACTACCATCAATTTGCCGCGATTGGCAATCAAAGCGGAACGGGATTTGGTTAAATTTTATCAAAGCCTGTCCGATCTGATTAATCTAACCTGTGAGCAGCTCTTCCATCGTTACCAGGTGCAGGCGGCCTTAAAAGTAAAGGATATGCCCTTTTTGATGGGACAGGGGCTCTATTTGGATTCCGACAAGCTATTGCCCAATGATACCATCGAAGATGTGATCAAACACGGCTCCCTGTCGGTCGGCTTTATTGGTCTGGCGGAAACGCTGATCGCCTTAACCGGTAGTCATCATGGCGAAAGTACGGATTCCCAGGTTCTAGGTGAGGAAATTGTTGCCTTTATGCGCAACAAAGTAGATAAAGCGGCCGAAAAGTACAATTTGAATTACTCGCTCCTGGCGACGCCGGCTGAAGGCCTGTCGGGAAGATTTATCAAAATGGATCGCCGGGAATACGGACTCATCCCCGGTGTTACTGATAAAGAATACTACACTAATTCTTTTCATGTTCCCGTCTCATACTCTATTAGCGTATTTGAGAAAATGAAAATTGAAGGCACTTACCATAAATATACGAATGCCGGCCATATCAGCTATGTGGAATTTACTTCGCCTCCCGTCAATAATCTTAATGCAGTAGAAGACATTATCCGCTATATGAAAGAGTGCGATATCGGATATGCAGGAATTAATTTCCCCATAGATTTTTGTGAAAGCTGCGGGCAGCTTGGCGTCATTGATGACGAATGCTGCCCTGCCTGCGGTTCCGTCAAAGTGCGGCGTGTACGCCGGATCACCGGATATTTAAGTACAGTCGAAAGATTTAATGACGCTAAATCCCGTGAGTTGAATGACCGGATTGCTCATGTGTAAGCTACAAACAGGGAGATGGATACATTGATTCGTTACGCAGATATAGTTGGTGAATCCATCGTAGATGGTGTCGGCATTCGGGTGTCTGCTTTTTTACAAGGCTGTCCCCGTTATTGCCCAGGCTGTCATAATCCGAAGCTGCTGGCTGCCGAGGGAGGAACTTTAGTGACAGAGGAGGCTTTTGCCGGCTTATTGCTAAAGAAGATAACGCCGTTGCATCAGGGTATCACCTTTACTGGTGGTGACCCGCTACTGCAGCCCGAGGCTGTCCTGAAAGTCATCCTGTTATTGCGAAAAAGCGCTCCCCGGTTAAATATTTGGCTGTATACGGGGTATACTTTTGATGAGGTATGTCACTGGGAGATTATGCAGTATATTGATGTTTTAGTTGACGGACCGTTTATCCTGGAAAAGCGGGATATTAGTCTTCCCTGGCGTGGATCCAGCAATCAACGAGTTATTAACGTGCCGGACTCACTGCGGAGCGGCAAAGTCGTGGAAATGCTGTTTGAAAGTCATTGATTGATTTTAATCCATAGTTTCAACAAAACAGTGGTTCTCTAACTTGACAGCTACCGGCTAAAAGAATAGGCTTACAACAGATCATATAAGGCTTGTTCTTTTATGGGTTGTAGGTCTATTCCGCTTTTATCGGTCCGGTTAGAAGATATATGTATTGGGGTTGATCGGTTGTCCTGGCTTCTAAAAGAAAAATTAAAAAATCAATTAACCACGGAAAAGGGAGCAAAAATATTCGCTCCAGGTTCCCG
Protein-coding regions in this window:
- the nrdD gene encoding anaerobic ribonucleoside-triphosphate reductase is translated as MFTKIKKRDGREVNFDEAKITEAIFKAAKAVGGADKQLAIELTLDVLKYLKREYTGRTFTVEDVQDAVEKILIEKGHAKTAKAYIIYRNKRTSIREAQSYLMDAVAEILVETSRENANVSNSPSAKMLQIASAASKAYYLNRLIPENIAQAHTRGDIHIHDLDFYGKTLTCVQIPLGRLLTNGFNNGHGYIRPPKRPSSATALAAIVLQSSQNDMHGGQSFAFFDRDMAPFMENATEEEVYQAMEALIYNLNSMHSRAGAQVPFSSLNVGTDTSPAGRRVTKNLLLAYEKGLGHGENPIFPNIIFRVKEGISLNPGDPNYDLFKLAIRVAAQRLNPTFSFMDSSFNKEYNDQVGYMGCRTRVMSNICGPEVTDGRGNLSFTTINLPRLAIKAERDLVKFYQSLSDLINLTCEQLFHRYQVQAALKVKDMPFLMGQGLYLDSDKLLPNDTIEDVIKHGSLSVGFIGLAETLIALTGSHHGESTDSQVLGEEIVAFMRNKVDKAAEKYNLNYSLLATPAEGLSGRFIKMDRREYGLIPGVTDKEYYTNSFHVPVSYSISVFEKMKIEGTYHKYTNAGHISYVEFTSPPVNNLNAVEDIIRYMKECDIGYAGINFPIDFCESCGQLGVIDDECCPACGSVKVRRVRRITGYLSTVERFNDAKSRELNDRIAHV
- the nrdG gene encoding anaerobic ribonucleoside-triphosphate reductase activating protein, giving the protein MIRYADIVGESIVDGVGIRVSAFLQGCPRYCPGCHNPKLLAAEGGTLVTEEAFAGLLLKKITPLHQGITFTGGDPLLQPEAVLKVILLLRKSAPRLNIWLYTGYTFDEVCHWEIMQYIDVLVDGPFILEKRDISLPWRGSSNQRVINVPDSLRSGKVVEMLFESH